The genomic segment catatatacattgtactTGTGCCTATGACAGTAAACACTCAGACTCAAATATGCTTCCTGATCACCCCTGAATATTAGGCACTGTTTATGCAGGAAAATGAAATTATCTGTGCAGTAAAGGGCTCATAATTTCATTTCCTATATGATTTTTGGTAAAGGTTCATGCATTCTACTACAACTTTCCTAAGTTGCTAATTCacataactgaattaatgcaCGATGGAGTCTAACCAAATCTTCATTGTTGCAGCATATCTTGGATTTCCCAATTGCTGCTTGATTCCTTGATTAATAAAGGCTTTATAGGGTATAACTGGGAAATTTGATACAATAATTGTAATGAACAATGATAATTTGTAGAGATCCAACTTAATGCATGCTGCTTTGGATGTGAATTTTGAAAGTGCAGTGTAGACAACAGGAATCCATATAATTGATGTGGCCATACCTTGACTTCTGCAGGAGGAGACATTCATGAACAGGGTTGAAGTAAAGGTTAAAATACCAGAAGAGTTGAAACCATGGCTCGTGGATGATTGGGACCTGATCACTCGTCAAAAGCAGGTAGGCACTAAcatttgccaaaatggttgaggAAGAAGGGAGTGGTTGATAGGAACTAAAGATGCTTTTAATAGAAAGATGAACAGTTGAAGAGGAGAAAAGAAATAAGAATTTATCCGTTAAGCAAAATGAAGAATGGTGGAAAGAACCTTGAGAGAAGCAAAAGCAGTCATGGAGTCACTGGGTCTGTTTCTTATCTCCTTGTACAGTAAAAGTTCAAAAATTAATTCCACCCAAAAATCTGAACTTGAAAtacctcaaacttttaaaatttagcaggtTTCTGTCTGTGTGTCCATGTATGCGTAACTGCCACAGATGCACCCAAGTCATGGAAATGgacaactaaatatttatttgggttttttttggatgGGGTTTATTAATGAAACATGTGTCATTAATGAAATATTATCAAAATtgacctgttcatctctttattctctttaaatttaaattttaaaagtactgcctgacaATTCAGAAAATCGGGACCAACACAttccctgagcagtctggatttttggacttttactgtatatttcatGAGTAAACCTAACACCAGGAGATTTATTTTGGATACTAGAGTGTGGAGACATATTGTTATGGTGTCCAAAAATTGATGAGTTACTTTATCATGCATACTTGATACGTGGGGCTGAATGGTTTAATCCTGCTCCTTGTATTCTTGTAATGTGCTTTTTCCACTTGCTTGTCATCGATTTTGCTCAGGTTATGAAGCATGATGAGCTGGGAGTGTTCTTGCTTAGGCACCTTGCATTGACATTGTTGAACTCGGCTTCCTTTATTCTTGGCTTTGTGGCCTTGCCGTTTCATGGGTTTAATTTCTGCCATTTTGAACACTGACCAGTGGACACATGCTGTTGTGCTAACTCAAGGGTACATGTGGCCACTTTATGCAAATTCTCCCATAAATACTTAAAGCATATTGCGAGGCAGGAACATTAGCTTCTGGGGTTGTGTATTAGAGTAGCAAGAGTTAATTCAAAAGACAACCATTACATGTAAACCCCCacacacaaaaatcaaatagatgcATTGTCTTTAAGAATCCAGCTGCCAGTTCACAGTGGAAATCTGCTTAAGAAATGCCAAGGCAAATCTCTTACTGGTATTTGTAAAGTACCTTATCAACCAATGTGACATACATTGATGCTCCAAGGCTATCAAACTAGCCACTGGATAGAGAATATTCTGTAActacatgggggaaaaaaaatgttcatgttaacGACCATTAAGGGAATTTGTTTCTGTCATAGAAATATTGGATTGCAGACAGCTCCTCAGAACCTGGGGACGGCCGAcaatattatttaattttattcaagaATATTGTTTTTTGAAAATGGTAATTGgatgttttttttgcactgacaaTAATTGTAGCTGTGTCTGGATAAATAAAACGTGGTCGGTGAACCACAGTTTTGTATATGATTGGGATTGTAAATTGGACATGTTAAGTAAAGTTGATGGTTTATTGTGTGTAGTAATGGAGAATGAGTGTTGTTGATTCAAATTGATCACCTTGTGTGTATTTGCAGTATGGCTACACTTCCTAACCAGTAATCATTCCTCTCTCAAGCTGTTTCACTTGCCTGCTAAAAAGAATGTAGACACTGTTCTGGAAGAGTATGCCAACTACAAAAAGTCACGTGGGAACACTGACAATAACAAGTGAGTGATTTTGTTCAGTTTTGTATAACTTAAaatgcaagtcaagtttattgtcatctgattgtaccagtacaacctgacgaaacagtgttctccagtcctctgtgcaaaacatgcagacacacaaccagacacaacacacataatACATAAGCAGTGAACTGACCACTGGACATTTCACTGGGATCTTTTGCTGAGAACCTTAAAAGCATTACTTGATCGTTCTTGGGAATTTTTATTCTTTGGAGTTCCCTTTTGCTTGGTTTCACTTGCTGGATAATGATATTATTCttaaagattgaaaatgtctTGTGATACCACAAGGTAATGTGAAGTGTCAAACCTATTGAGTTGATGATCAGTAACCATTTTGTGAATCTGTTTCACATTTCAACAGCTCAGATGAATGGTTTTGCTTGAAAACCGAAAATATCAGATGGTTACCTTTAgatgtgaaatttaaaaaaacttgatCATTCTTAGAAGGGCAGGAAGCATTAATGGAGTGAGAAAATtataacatgtttttttttaaatttttttatttttcacaccataaatcacattagccatgatatacactttttctttttagaAAATTATAACATGTTAATGAGCTTTGATCAGTGCTAAAATATCAGACAACAATAGTGATTCTGTAATGTCACACAATGCAAGCAAGAATaattcattaaaatgaatgtggctGATATTTCCTAGTTGATTTGCAGTAATAACAACCTGCCCATTGATCCTAACATTAATTTTTCTCTCAGCAAACAATGTATACAGCAATGATCGCTACACTGCTCTGGGGTATGGAATATATAAAGTTCCCTCTAGGTGAAGAAAGTTCCTGTCCTTTGTGAGTGCCTAGCTATTCTAGATACCAGAGCTCTCCCAACTACCCCATCAAACAATTAAGAATTCTGTAAAGATCACTTGCGATTGTTCAAGGGGACATGGGATTTCTGAAGCCTGATTTTtaaaatgctgatttttttttctctgccatttctatatttttcaatctagttcataaaaacataaaaaaataggagcagaaatcagcCATCCAgctcatcaagcctgctctgctatttaatGGCTGccctgatgataggctcatctccacctacctgccttttcctcatccTTTAATTTCCctcctatgtaaaaatctatccaaccttgtcttgaaTAAATTTACTgaagtcgcctccactgcttcaatgggcagtgaattgcacagattcccctccctctgggaaaagcagttcctcctcatctccgttatAAATCTACAACGCTCGAGGTTATGTCCCTAATTTTGTTTtttataaaatcccctctcattcttctaaattccagcaagtacaaacCCAGACAACACTTATCTCATAGGCTAGTCCCCTCAtctttggaatcaacctggttaacctcctctgcactgcctccaaagccagtacttccttcaagtaaggagaccagaactgtacacggtactccagatgcggcctcaccagtaccttgtacagttgcagcacaacctcccttctcttaaattccatccctcttgTTCTGATTCAGTCTTGTGGTCCTACTTTCCTTATCTGATCTTGCTATTTCAATGCTTTATCCATCCTTTACTGAACTCTGAAATTGTGTCAAATTTCAACTTTTTTCCTTGATACAAGCCACAGCTGGATTAATTTTCCTGTAATGTTCTGATAAATTCTTATTTCAGAATTTTTGGCTAATCATCAGGTCCTCTATTGGGTTGGTTTTGTCATCAGAAAAAGATTCAGCCAATTTGCCCCATCTTTCAGTAAGATCGTAGCTAATTCACTCTTGGCCTCAATGCTACGTTTGTGTATCCCTTTGCTCCCTTTTAGTTTGACTATTTGTTAATGTCCATCTTGAATGTATTTAAATACGCCACCTCCACAGTTCCCTGTGGGATAATGAATGCCAAGGTTCAGGAACATTGAGAACAAGCCTCTGCATGAAATGGAAGGCCAAGATTCAAAAATTATGCCTGATTCTAGAAATGAGGGAAAATGTCATTTCCATGTGTTAATGGGGTTTGGTTGCTTTCTCTGACATAAACAGATTTTAACGGAGTTGCTCAgttctgtttttaaatttttttttagagaatATGCGGTTAATGAAGTAGTTGCGGGAATAAAGGAATACTTCAATGTGATGTTGGGAACCCAGCTGCTGTACAAATTTGAGCGGCCACAATATGCAGAGATCCTGGCTGACCATCCAGATGCATCAATGGCTCAGATTTATGGAGCACCACATCTCCTTCGGCTGTTTGGCAAGTCCATTTAACTTCCTGAATTGGCAATGCTCAACAAAGAGTCTGCACTGCTTCTCTCTTCCATTCAGTGGTAGATGGTGCCTGTGTTGGGGGTAGTTGCAACTGCTTTCATCCCTGTTTGGCACTTCTCGTTTGAAAACAAGCAACAACTATTTGGATTCTAAGCATAGCCTATCACAATCCAAGGAATGAGTTTCTGAGAAACACCTTGCATTAATTATTATGGCCCATTTGATGAGAGACCTCattccctccagtatttttgaaGTGTTGTCATTGTGAGTATAACAGCCAACTTGGCTTTGTAACCATTCCTAGTGGCATTCACGGGGAGAATCTCCTGCTCTTGAACAAAAGGTATCCTTTTATTCTTGTGGCATTGTATGTGATTGGGCAGGTGAGCGGAAGGCTGATGCCTGGCACCAGTAAGTGAGTACATCCATGAAAGATGCCCCGTGGCACCAAAAGAAGTGTTGGGGTTGACCCTTTGTGAAACAAGTCATTTATCTACCATTGGTACATTTGACCCAAATGAAAGATTAAGGATCATCCTGAGTTACATTTCATTGCAAAGCCTTGTGACGATGACTTTCTCGATTGACAGTACATCAAGGATCTGGGCTGTAATATATATGCAATCTTTTTATTTCTGTAGAGAAAAAGAAATTGGTCCAATGAATACTCCATATTCCACAAATTTACGCTGATAGGAATCAATCAGAATTCCTTGAAGCTGAATGGTGaagggctttttttaaaaataaattagcatCTGGGTAACTCGCTCTCCTGTCCCTCTTTATGGGAGAAGGGCAAGGGGCTGGAGAATGAGTGCCTTAATGCTTAATCTATTTTTTAAAGAAGTCGTGAATTGGCTGAGCCATGAGCAGAATGgcacaagtgtgagatcatggGGAATTGTATGGTGCAGTCTCAGATTGCTGTCTTGATTCTGATGGTGCTGTCTATCTGCAACTCACAAAGTTGGCTTAGGCATCTTACACATGCAATCACTGTCTAGAAGAACAAGAATAATTAAAGGTCTCTTGCTGGTTTATCTTCCCCGATCCACCTGTTAGGAGGCATTGTGGGGTTGGTGTACTGCCAAAGTTCATCACCATCTTGATAATTTTTAAGGATGGACACGTCATCCCACCCACCAATATATGAGCAAACATGAAAACATATGGAGCACCCCTACTGTACAGTTCCAGTACACGACACACATGTCCTCCTTCACTTACATAGCCATCCACTCTCTGGCTTTGGTCATGCTAGTTCAGTAATGACTGGAGCTATTTGAACCTTTTTAAACTATGTTGAGTCCTTGTTAACTGCATGCAATAGGGCTATTGACTTCGAACAATTAATAAGTGTATGGCCTTTCCTTTTTACCCAGTGCAACCCAAATAAATACAACTATGCTGTGTAATATTCTGAAAGCACTAATAGACAAACTCACTAAAATGTTTAAATACCCTGAAGAAAATtgtatgtttcttttttttaaaaaaaagcaattgaaTGAATTGTTTACTTGCAAGCAGTCATTTTGAAATCATGAGGTAAACAAAGACTACCCACTTTGAACAGCACAGAGCAGTGAGCCACTTGACACAAATGGTCTAAAGACTGATTTACTCTTTTTATACAGTTATTGGTTCCTGAAGGCATATACCatcgttttaattttttaaaaaagtcaagaTGGGGTCTGGGCCTGATCttgtaagggggaaaaaaaagttgcatgTGTAAGTGAGAAACTATCTTCTGGCACGACTGTCAGAGTTTTGATGTTTAAAGATGGGAGTTCATCAAGGAAGGAAACTTAAAATAGGGCTCACTCTAGAAAAATGAAGGGTGACTTGATCTCTCTTTGTATTAAGTCAGTATTTGATCGGATGGATGAGACAACGACATTTCTATCTGTAAAAGAGACCAGATCTAAAGAGGCTGTAAATATTTGGTCAGTTTCAAATCCAATAGGGACTAAGGCAGAGAATGCTGAGAATGTAGAAATATCTGCCAGAACAACAGAAGGATTTAGCGAAAAGAAAATTGAGAATAGGAATTGGAGACGTTCTGGGGTCCTTATTGGAGGAGGTTTGTTCAGCCTGGGCCAACTGGTTTGTTCAGCATCCTTCTATTGTGTGAACACTGTAATACTGCTTTCTTCTAAAGTCCAGCTTCTCTCTCACAGTACGTATAGGGGCGATGCTTGCCTACACACCTCTGGATGAGAAGAGCTTGGCTTTGCTGCTAAATTATTTGCATGATTTCCTGAAGTAAGTAGAACTTCTCAATGCTGGATGCCCTTAACGATGTGTGAGACAATGGGTGAATGCTCTGGGGATGTGGTGCCATTCACCCCTTGAGCTGAGCTGAGGTGCCTTTGCCTGATCACGGAGTGTACACACTCTTGATTCTCAAGTCAGAATACATCTGCAAAACAAGATTTGTTGGGAAGTTGAAACCAAAACAGCGAATTCTCAAAATAGGCAATGAGCGTGTGAAAAATGGAGGTTTTCTATTGTCATCTCTAGTTCCACAGCCTTTTCtggagtggggagagggtgtTGGGAGCACCAAGTTGTAGATGCACATTAATGCAGGCTGAATTGGAGTCCACTCTGGCCTCGAATAGCCAGTTGGCATGATGCAAGTTAGTGCAACAAAAACTGCCTCATGCCGTCTCTGTTTGAATGTCACCCTAACCCTAAAAAAAAGGCAAGTAGAAATATGCGATCTGTTGGTTGAaatatggaagtctgcagatgctctgattgtagtcaaaacaaatgctggagaaactctgctgggcTCGCAGggtccatcagaggtaaagatatataactgctgttttgggtctgagccttgacgaagggctcaggcccaaaaggttcctccagcatttctacccCTGAAAACCAAAGGTTACATATGCCTTTGGGTTACCAGTTAACCAAAGGAATAGCAAAAatattgaaatgctggaggaagtcgagcaaaaatactgaaatgctggaggaagtcagcaggtccaCTAGTGTCCATAAGAGATTGGGTCATCATGGCCCTCTGTTTGAGCCAGATCCTGGGAGCTTGGGCAATCTTCATTAGACTTTCATAGAATGGTTATGTACATaagaaatgggaacaggagtcagccatctgggcCGTCTAGCCTTCTCCATCattcatcatggctgatctggctgtggactcacctCCACTTACCTGTCTTTTCAACAAAGCTCTTAATTTCCCTACggtgcaaaaatctatctgtctTAAAAGTATTTGATGAGAGTTTCTACTGTGACCTTgtgcagagaatttcacagattcactaatctctgggcaaagcagttcctcctcatttctgtcttaaatatactcccctgaatcttgaaccTGTATCCCCCACTTCTAATCACATCTGCTGGTAGAAGCCACCTCCCTATTTTAATATTTCCTTTCAAATTATTGGGTCTCCTAAGGTCCCTTTGCCTTTTAAACTTCAGTGTGTGTAGTCCCAGTCTAATCAACTTCTAGCTGAAATTATGGCTCAGAAGGATGGCATTTGACACTGCCAGCTTGATTTGGGAACTAATTTGCCTCACTCCCCTATTCCTTCAGTGGCTGAAGTTGGACTAGACTGAAAATTTGGTGTTTCCTCTGAGAGGttgaggaaaagaatgtggagaaggcAAATTGTGGGTGGTGTGTGTTGCCTCAAACCATCCTGTCACCGAATTACTGTTTGTAACACAATTATTTCAACCCCATGTCACCTTCAGGTACTTGGTGAAGAACGCTTCAAGTCTCTTCAGTCCGAGTGACTACGAAGTGGCACCCCCAGAATACCATCGAAAGGCTGTCTGACTTTGCTAGCTCTACTCTCATCCTTTGGTaattgatttttttggggggcatttaacttttttttgtgcAGGTTCTTTTTAAAACCAATTAGCAATGCAACAGTTGTTGCCACTGCTACCTGCAGCAGAGGTTCTAAATGTAATCTGTAAACCATTTTAGTGGGTTTTTCCCCGTAGATTATTCATTCTTTGGTCACCCTTTTGAGAAGTGAGTGTGGGTGGAGGGGAAAGTTAATGTAGAGTAAACCAAATCCTTGAAATTTTTAATGATTTGGTTATATCCTTGGATCGAAGCATTAAAAATGTTCTTAATCGTGCTCTGTATAAACACCCTGTTTCTGTTGTATCTGGCCTTGATTTTGGCTGATGAATTATTTTGAACTTGGAGTTCCATGATAACAAAATGCTTGTCATTTTTCAGCTCTTGACTGAATAAGAAGCTGGGTTTTAACCGTTATCGTGCTTTCATCCTAATTGTGGAAAATCGTagtgatttttgttttatttaaaaaaaaataaagcactgATTGTTGGAGACCGATGGAAACTGATTCCAGTTTCCTTTCCAACACATCCCTGAGGGGGAGAAGATGACGGAAATGAGCTTCGAAAGGCAGGAGGGGAGAAACCTGTTTCCTCCTCCCCTAAGCTGCCGATCTCACTGGAGTGCAACCACACTCCATGCCTTTTGAACAGCACAAGCCTTGCACTACGATGGCCATTTTTCACGCGAACCATATCACGGTCACACACAAAACCAGCTCTGAGATCATTAAACAGCATTCAAGTGAGATCCCTGGCTGGCAGTCCGCAGTGGTGACTTGGCTTGAAAACAGCTAGCCCAGACTGGGAATTCTTCCCTGTCGAGCTGGTCCAAGTCTGTGCAACCCACAAACTCATTGGGAAAGGGCGATTTGTTTCCTCAGACTTTGTAAAGAACCACCTTGTGTTGAAACATTTGCAGTTAATCCGAGCTTGTTTTGCTGAAAGTCTTACTGTAGTAAAGAGCATACAACTGATCGATCCCCTCAGTAACTGACACCGAGGACTATACAGAATCAAAAGAATTGTTTAAGTCTGTGCACAGTAATGGGCATGTGAGACAGAGTGGCCGAACCATTGAACTTCTCAAGAACCCTCCATTCCTGCACATATTGTACAGAGAAAAGCCTTTGCGGCCTCCAGTGACAGAATGACATCACCGGGAAGGACAATTGGGAGATTCGACGAGAACATGTATTGCCATACCTGGTACATTTAACTTTGTGCAGGAAACTGGGCTGTGACTCGTTTACTTAACGTCCAtgaaaggatctttcctggagttcAGCTTTTAAAGATGCCGAGTTATgtaaaaagtgtttttttttttaattgtatttgaTAATGTTGTATTATATTCAAATTTGTTTTTATACGAGCTATTACAAGTAATTCTGTGGACTTTTCCAAGTCTGTTTTTGTGCATTGAAGTCTGGGCAATCCTGAAGAGAAGATCCAATCTGATGCTCTCTTTCAGCATGCATCAGAACTTGAAGAGAATCGACTCCTGTTTGTGTGTGAATACAAAACAAAAGTTGCATCTTTGTGTTGTATATTCCAGTAAAATGTTGAATCATGTTGTTTCATGACTGTTCTTTGCAATTGGTTGTGGGTTGGTGAAAGGAATGTAAAATATCTCAAATATTCAAGAGAAAATAGGGCTGGGAGCATCACATTAAAGTAAGCGAATGATCTGCAAACCTGTCTGGCCTTTTTTCTTGGTCTCCATGGTTTGTGCTTCTAATTCAATCTCTTTTCTATCTGGGTCCACAGCTTCAGAGGTAGAAAATTTTCTAGGTTCTCATTCCTAAATGGTTGAAGTATTATCTTGATCTTATAACGAAGTTTTAGATGTTTCATCTGCTATGTATTTCCCAATTGAACACTGAGAATTTTGTTTCAGTGATTTTATAATCGCTGAGTAAAAGAATGCATCTTTgttgaaaattaaaaactaacaaCCTGATAACCAGACCAAGGACCCAGGCCTGAACTGttaattaccctttacttctcatGGGTGCTGtgggactgctgagtttctccagcacaattgTGTATTGCCATTTGGAATCTCATTTGTTTAATACTTTCAGAGAAGATCTGGAACCAAGAATCAATTTTGCACATGAAATAAAGCTAATAAAGTGGATTCCAGAGCTGTACAGGGAGGATCTGGCAATGCCCCAACAGACCAGATACAGTTATGagtttctctttctctgcttgAAACTTAacatggaggaattgagagctTCACGTGGGTATAAAAATATCTGAGAAtgatcttttttcaatttttttttcataaaagtAAACCGTTCAGAATATTTCACACCCTCAGTGTCATATctgtacatttccatcactgtacattgttgcaTTTATTCTCTAACATCATTACCACCTTTGGCCCCTTGTAGTTTCTTCCACTtccacccccctcacccaccctccTCAGGCCTCTGTTTGAGGGAccttctctctcctcttccctccaacccccccccgtCTCAGCTCGTCAATGCCCATAGTGGAAGGACCAAACTATGGTCTTTCCCTGCAAAGCCCTTAAGCCTCATTACGTCCCTtggcacatactcctgcagcctggaatgtgccagtcagcaaaGTTCTCTTACCAACATCTCAGTATGCTGGAAGATCAACAAGTTTCAGGTAGACCCAAGATTGCCATTCATCAAGTTCATGGTCTCTCAGCAGGTCATGTTATTCAAGTGGCAGAACACTCTTGGCTGTGATTTTTGGTCAGTAGCCACAGTTATTGTTGATAAAAACACTAACAAGAAGAAACTGATCTTCAGAATCAAGAGCGACTTGCAGTACCACAATAAATCAAGGCACAGACTGTAAGCATTAGATAGCTTCCATTCTAGGAATCGGAATATGATGTAAAGGTGGAAGGCTAATATACAATGGTATATTGTTCATTTATTATCCTTTTTACTGTACATTTAcaaccagaccatggtgcacagcTCAACTTGGTTACAGGATGCTGATCATAAATCTCACAGGCTCTGGGGAGAAACTATTTTCCAGCCTGTGGACCTGATGTTGATGCTCATTCTCATATCCAGGCATTCTCATTGGTTGCTGGATATGATAGAGCAGTCAATTTCTTACCCATTGTTACTTCCATCAACATGAGTTTACATCAGACTCACTGAAAAGTTACAATGTGGAAGAAGACTATTTGGCCCATTTAAGTTTATCCCAACATTTTGGAAGTGtaatgttttaaagaaaaaaatctagCAAATACTTCAGTAAATCAATGGCA from the Narcine bancroftii isolate sNarBan1 chromosome 14, sNarBan1.hap1, whole genome shotgun sequence genome contains:
- the morf4l1 gene encoding mortality factor 4-like protein 1 is translated as MRGAAPAKKASSMQQKNVEIKTKKNKQKAPTAGDGSGTSETPQPPRKKRARVDPTMESEETFMNRVEVKVKIPEELKPWLVDDWDLITRQKQLFHLPAKKNVDTVLEEYANYKKSRGNTDNNKEYAVNEVVAGIKEYFNVMLGTQLLYKFERPQYAEILADHPDASMAQIYGAPHLLRLFVRIGAMLAYTPLDEKSLALLLNYLHDFLKYLVKNASSLFSPSDYEVAPPEYHRKAV